From Salmo salar chromosome ssa09, Ssal_v3.1, whole genome shotgun sequence:
GTCAGGAGAATAGAGCTTGTATATCAGAACGGTTCGGTCAGGAGAATAGAGCTTGTATATCAGAACGGTTCGGTCAGGAGAATAGAGCTTGTATATCAGAACGGTTCGGTCAGGAGAATAGAGCTTGTATATCAGAACCGTGCGGTCAGGAGAATAGAGCTTGTATATCAGAACGGTTCGGTCAGGAGAATAGAGGTTGTATATCAGAACGGTTCGGTCAGGAGAATAGAGCTTGTATATCAGAACCGTGCGGTCAGGAGAGTAGAGCTTGTATATCAGAACGGTTCGGTCAGGAGAATAGAGGTTGTATATCAGAACGGTTCGGTCAGGAGAATAGAGCTTGTATATCAGAACCGTGCGGTCAGGAGAATAGAGCTTGTATATCAGAACGGTTCGGTCAGGAGAATAGAGCTTGTATATCAGAACGGTTCGGTCAGGAGAATAGAGCTTGTATATCAGAACGGTTCGGTCAGGAGAATAGAGCTTGTATATCAGAACGGTTCGGTCAGGAGAATAGAGCTTGTATATCAGAACGGTTCGGTCAGGAGAGTAGAGCTTGTATATCAGAACCGTGCGGTCAGGAGAATAGAGCTTGTATATCAGAACGGTTCGGTCAGGAGAATAGAGCTTGTATATCAGAACGGTTCGGTCAGGAGAATAGAGCTTGTATATCAGAACCATGCGGTCAGGAGAATAGAGCTTGTATATCAGAACCATGCGGTCAGGAGAATAGAGCTTGTATATCAGAACGGTTCGGTCAGGAGAATAGAGCTTGTATATCAGAACGGTTCGGTCAGGAGAATAGAGCTTGTGTATCAGAACCGTGCGGTCAGGAGAATAGAGCTTGTATATCAGAACGGTTCGGTCAGGAGAATAGAGCTTGTATATCAGAACCATGCGGTCAGGAGAGTAGAGCTTGTATATCAGAACGGTTCGGTCAGGAGAATAGAGCTTGTATATCAGAACGGTTCGGTCAGGAGAGTAGAGCTTGTATATCAGAACGGTTCGGTCAGGAGAGTAGAGCTTGTATATCAGAACGGTTCGGTCAGGAGAATAGAGCTTGTATATCAGAACGGTTCGGTCAGGAGAGTAGAGCTTGTATATCAGAACGGTTCGGTCAGGAGAATAGAGCTTGTATATCAGAACCGTGCGGTCAGGAGAGTAGAGCTTGTATATCAGAACCGTGCGGTCAGGAGAATAGAGCTTGTATATCAGAACGGTTCGGTCAGGAGAATAGAGCTTGTATATCAGAACGGTTCGGTCAGGAGAATAGAGCTTGTATATCAGAACGGTTCGGTCAGGAGAGTAGAGCTTGTATATCAGAACCGTGCGGTCAGGAGAATAGAGCTTGTATATCAGAACCATGCGGTCAGGAGAGTAGAGCTTGTATATCAGAACCGTTCGGTCAGGAGAATAGAGCTTGTATATCAGAACGGTTCGGTCAGGAGAATAGAGCTTGTATATCAGAACGGTTCGGTCAGGAGAGTAGAGCTTGTATATCAGAACGGTTCGGTCAGGAGAGTAGAGCTTGTATATCACAACGGTTCGGTCAGGAGAGTAGAGCTTGTATATCAGAACCATGCGGTCAGGAGAATAGAGCTTGTATATCAGAACGGTTCGGTCAGGAGAGTAGAGCTTGTATATCAGAACGGTTCGGTCAGGAGAATAGAGCTTGTATATCAGAACCATGCGGTCAGGAGAATAGAGCTTGTATATCAGAACGGTTCGGTCAGGAGAGTAGAGCTTGTATATCAGAACGGTTCGGTCAGGAGAATAGAGCTTGTATATCAGAACGGTTCGGTCAGGAGAATAGAGCTTGTATATCAGAACGGTTCGGTCAGGAGAATAGAGCTCGTATATCAGAACGGTTCGGTCAAACTGAAGGCCATTATTAAAGGCCATTATCTGTTAATCTTGTGTATCATGAGAAAACCACTTCTCATATCTGTCTGTTTGACAAAGAGATGAAAACCCCTTTAACACAACCTACTTCCTAATTATTTTTTCATATCTCATGAAAACATTGCAGTCATGTTTACAGAGACAACAAAAGGCTTTTCACTGCCATGATTCAAAGTTGACCAGAAAACAGAGGTTTCATGGAAATGTAATAAATTCTAGCTGGAACAGTAATGAGAAATGCACAGGGTAATGTACGTTACAGAACCTTCTGACACAGTGTGTCTTATCTTCATGTGTGAATgcatcacgtgtgtgtgtgtgtgtgtgtgtgtgtgtgtgtgtgtgtgtgtgtgtgtgtgtgtgtgtgtgtgtgtgtgtgtgtgtgtgtgtgtgtgtgtgtgtgtgtgtattcgacCTCTTCCAGCACCACGTGGAGAAGAACATCTTCTTCCGTCGCTCCAGGTTGGTGTTTGAGTTGTTGGACATGGATGGAGGTCACACCATCAGCCCCGCCGAGTTCCAGCCCTCTGGCTTCCTGTTCAACCTCAAGGGACACGCCCTCAATAAGATCTTCTACGAGTTCGATGTCTCCGGAGATGAGGtacactgactctctctctctctctgggttggaaatggcaccctatttaatATAGTGTATAGTGCGCTACCTTTGACAAGGGCTCAGGGATCTTTTTGCTAACAAGATCTTCTAGTTTGATGTTTCTTGTTAGAGACGTGCTACTCGAAGCCGTGATACGTCCTGAGCTGTCCAGAGACAGCAATGTCTCTCCTATCCAGCTTAAGGTTGGCATCTATGTGTTTCTACATAGTGTACTCTACACCTCTGTCTATCTTAGCACCTGAGCTACAAAGAGTTGAAGATGTTCACTATTGCCTCCattggtgattttagcatgtcaattttggtggggcaaaaaataaaaacatagctgatatggcagaCTTGCTTCAACAAATGGGGTTTCTACTGGCAATTGATTGCATAAGGGGacacaaactatggcataaggggacgactaTGGCATAAGGAGACGACAAGCGGATAACAGGCAATCcataatttcaattaagacattaatgaacaAGCGatgacgtagtcaatataactatttgttcagtacttttgaaatgtacagcgacagaattcagaacatgggccgttcttacacctgtacaccaagtcagaaccataggataaataaaggggacatataaacagacaatgaaagctcttacaatattcaatgattacatttctctaaacaggttataggctatttgtgcaccaccaagttagaacagtaggtgaaattaagaggtgaaaatagaccaaattattagggtgaggcacattgaaCGACAtgtgggtctttgcgtgtcaaaaaagatacacgcaTATAACACTATTTGACTCATTAaaaaagcttttaatttgacacgtcaaataacacaattatattatagaatgttgtgtgttctgaatttgcacgtgcaagccaagtgCTACCActctatcagtagcactgtcaaagctgtacaaaaaaggtAGCCAAACAAGCACACACCAGGCCACGAACGATGtatttacaataccgcgttggtgaaaatagatcaaattattagggtgaggcacataggcTACTagcagcttactacacaacatacacttagcatTACTTTATTAGCTACAGTGTACATTtctcccttgcatattacatcatttatgcagcagcatacagtacaagacatttttggactcacctgtGAAGGTAGCGCATCGGTCCTTTGTTGGAAAATTTGGTCATCAAAtcttgtcatcaaagtctgccaCTCCATTGCATAGCAGGCTAACATTATTGGtttctttgcaatgcttgcagttagctactgattccttccaaacctctcattgttgaatttgcgatttccaacttgttgtgtaactCTATGTgcaatggccaatgagcaccaatacgttttatctataatttatcttcattatttgtcttcatatgacagggattaaaaaggatttgccagtagattgttgacttgatgaCAACTGATGATGATTGCTAGCGaagactttgaaagtaagatATTGACATGATCATTCCAATCAAAGctgctgtagatataacgtgatttgatgtcattcaatctgtggccaatgaccttgagctttcttggatgggcacttctaatataactctatggcagaaCCCAAGGGTCAAACATTTTCGAGCGCTGACCTTAGAATTGGGGATGACGTCCCATGAGTGATGgaaaactgagccaatcatgaCAGAAACTGAGCCAATCAGGCGCAACGCTCTGTGTTTTCTGCTGGCTAGCCCCACCACCATAAAACACACTGAGCtatgctgaaacacctgcattttggagctgccttactcaagaaagcaaaaaagagaccatgtttctaTGCAGCTTTTTATCagttgtttgcaaactgatatgtgacatatattaatgccaaaataactaAAAAAGTATAGTGCTCAAAACAGGTGCGGCCCTACTCCACCTGTCCTGAATGACAGGTTGCCACTGACTGCCTGTAATGACATTCAGGAGGAGCCCAAGAAGATGCAGAAGTAAGGATTTAGTCTGATAAGTTCATCTCtctttaatactttctgaagtttGTAGGTCATTATTGCTTGTAACTTATTTATGAAGTCTTTTcttaattcaaaatgtatttcctTTCATTGCTTGGGCTTAACACTTGAAGAACGTATTGATATGTTTTAAATCAAGTTGAATGTGTTTTTATCCCAGGTTGCAGATGAGGAGAGCCAGCACCCCCAGACAGGAGAGAGGTATGACCAATGcaggggtcacacacacacctcccgacTGACACAGCGGATGCAGCTACCCCACTGACtgagagataaggagagatggagagagggagaaagaggagaatatAATAGGAGTGAAGTTGTTTAGGAAGTACTGTGCTTCTTGTCGATACCTGGCAGAggtgtttgtagtgtgtgtgtgtgtgtgtgtgtgtgtgtgtgtgtgtgtgtgtgtgtgtgtgtgtgtgtgtgtgtgtgtgtgtgtgtgtgtgtgtgtgtgtgtgtgtgtgtgtgcgtgagcgtgCATGCAAgtaagtgtgtgaatgtgtgtgtgtctgacgaaacacaacagctataccaacatgaGCCATTGAAACTGGTTAGCCACCACTGCCAAAGAAACTACCAGGTTACAGTACCATGCTATGCAGATTAATCTACTCCTATACCTCAAAACATTTCCCTTTCGGTTCCAGGACTCTCGTTGAGTGATCCTGTGAGGTTTATTGCTACCACGAGTCTCTTCCAGGTTCCTATAACTCCTCTGTGCCTCTGACTATGTGTGGCCAGGTATTTCTGGATGACTCTGGGCAGACAAAAACAGAGTAGCTTCTAAGAAGCCGTAGTCAC
This genomic window contains:
- the LOC123724131 gene encoding EF-hand calcium-binding domain-containing protein 9: MSTTGTLNDIQFYHFMHHVTHLKKEIMMTFDLLDWNASGEIGFFYMLVCILLCSEHHVEKNIFFRRSRLVFELLDMDGGHTISPAEFQPSGFLFNLKGHALNKIFYEFDVSGDEGLKRICQ